A DNA window from Polyangiaceae bacterium contains the following coding sequences:
- a CDS encoding CheR family methyltransferase, with translation MSDAALSKLRTLLEQRHGIGERSGGWVTSRLQHAFDAISREAGGPDAALDLLRIDALRLAELAECLRVGETRFYRDPEQWTALTRHCRERFFATGRVRGLSVGCSNGQEALTLAMLLDQERDAAGLGSMSLRVVGIDKSEQAIETARDGLYSEAELAPLPRDLRARYFTPTEQGVRIDEGLRKWVSFSVRDALSGPPPGLWEVVICKNVLIYLSDDAAERVVAQLLRALGDDGVLLLARSDVPRVRALGHRADELAPGVTVFRAG, from the coding sequence GTGAGCGACGCGGCCTTGAGCAAGCTGCGCACGCTGCTCGAGCAGCGTCACGGCATTGGTGAACGCAGCGGCGGCTGGGTCACGTCCCGTCTGCAGCACGCCTTCGACGCCATCAGTCGCGAGGCGGGAGGCCCTGACGCGGCCCTCGATCTGTTGCGAATCGACGCCCTTCGCCTGGCGGAGCTGGCCGAGTGCTTGCGGGTCGGCGAAACGCGGTTCTACCGCGATCCAGAGCAATGGACGGCCCTGACGCGACACTGTCGGGAGCGGTTCTTCGCGACCGGGCGCGTGCGCGGACTCTCCGTCGGCTGCTCCAACGGTCAAGAAGCGCTGACCCTCGCGATGCTGCTCGATCAGGAGCGTGATGCCGCAGGGCTAGGAAGCATGAGCCTGCGCGTCGTGGGTATCGACAAGAGCGAGCAGGCGATCGAAACGGCACGCGATGGACTCTACAGCGAGGCAGAGCTGGCGCCCCTTCCCAGAGACCTCCGGGCTCGCTACTTCACACCCACGGAGCAAGGGGTTCGCATCGACGAAGGCCTACGCAAGTGGGTGAGCTTCAGTGTGCGCGACGCCCTCAGCGGTCCACCGCCCGGACTGTGGGAAGTCGTCATTTGCAAGAACGTGCTGATCTACTTGAGCGACGATGCGGCCGAGCGCGTGGTGGCCCAGCTGCTGCGCGCCCTTGGCGACGACGGCGTGCTGCTCCTCGCACGTAGCGACGTGCCGCGCGTGCGTGCCCTGGGGCACCGCGCGGACGAGCTGGCGCCCGGCGTCACCGTGTTTCGAGCGGGATAG
- a CDS encoding PIN domain-containing protein, whose protein sequence is MASFAPRAKRRSLPRLAGRVLGIDDATALEWGRLSAKAEREGKPIPVIDALLGATAIVHGLTIVTRNASDIARTGAPIVDPWAG, encoded by the coding sequence ATCGCTTCCTTCGCCCCGCGCGCGAAACGGCGATCGCTTCCTCGTCTGGCCGGGCGAGTTCTCGGCATCGACGACGCGACCGCGCTCGAGTGGGGACGTTTGTCCGCCAAGGCCGAGCGGGAGGGCAAGCCCATCCCGGTGATCGATGCGCTGCTCGGCGCCACGGCGATCGTGCACGGCCTGACCATCGTGACCCGCAATGCGTCCGACATTGCCCGTACCGGCGCACCAATCGTGGACCCTTGGGCGGGATAG
- a CDS encoding thiazole synthase, with amino-acid sequence MTVQDALTLGKHTFGSRLFIGTGKYKDVEQTRAAIAASGAEIVTVALRRIDLQDRSKGSMMSLLTEGSFTLLPNTAGCFTADEAVRTLRLARELGIADLVKLEVIGDPRTLYPDNEQTLEAAKILVKEGFTVLPYCIDDPIVCRKLEDIGCAAVMPLAAPIGSGLGIRNPYNLRIIIENAKVPVIVDAGVGTASDASVAMELGCDGVLMNTAIAEAKDPVLMAEAMRQAVSAGRKAFLAGRMPKRLFASASSPTAGNIE; translated from the coding sequence ATGACGGTCCAGGACGCGCTCACGCTCGGCAAGCACACCTTTGGTTCGCGCCTCTTCATCGGCACGGGCAAGTACAAGGACGTCGAGCAAACCCGCGCCGCCATTGCCGCGTCGGGCGCGGAGATCGTGACGGTGGCGCTGCGCCGCATCGACCTGCAGGATCGCAGCAAGGGCTCGATGATGAGCCTGCTCACCGAGGGCTCCTTCACGCTGCTGCCCAACACGGCGGGGTGCTTCACTGCCGACGAGGCGGTGCGCACGCTGCGCTTGGCGCGCGAGCTCGGCATCGCCGATCTGGTCAAGCTCGAGGTGATCGGCGACCCGCGCACGCTCTATCCCGACAACGAGCAGACTTTGGAAGCGGCGAAGATCTTGGTCAAGGAGGGCTTCACGGTCCTGCCCTACTGCATCGACGACCCGATCGTCTGCCGCAAGCTAGAGGACATCGGCTGCGCCGCCGTCATGCCACTGGCCGCCCCCATCGGTTCTGGGCTGGGCATCCGCAACCCCTACAACCTGCGCATCATCATCGAGAACGCGAAGGTGCCGGTGATCGTCGACGCCGGCGTGGGGACCGCTAGTGACGCCTCGGTCGCAATGGAGCTCGGCTGCGACGGCGTGTTGATGAACACCGCCATCGCCGAAGCGAAGGACCCGGTGTTGATGGCCGAAGCGATGCGACAGGCCGTCAGCGCCGGACGCAAGGCGTTCTTGGCGGGGCGCATGCCGAAACGGCTTTTCGCGAGTGCCTCGAGCCCCACCGCGGGCAACATCGAATGA
- a CDS encoding MFS transporter, which produces MSAATPLTPYQRRLFVFLSVATFFEGYDFMALTQILPNLRAELGIDQAGAGALVATINVGTVLAYLLVRKADRWGRRRVLTATIVGYTVFTFLTGFAPNVWVFGALQLLARLFLIAEWATSMVIAAEEFPADRRGMVIGVIQACSSLGSVFCAGIVPLLLVAPWGWRTVYFVGVLPLIIIAYARRNLKETERFAHDHSEAKPSLLAIWRTPHKKRILELGAIWFLTYICTQNGVTFFKEFAVGERGFTDGQVGLAIAIAAVASMPLVFYSGKLIDLLGRQYGALIIFGLGSAGVFFSYTLHGFWPLCMALVFGIFGASAVLPVLNAYTTELFPTRYRGDGFAWSNNILGRIGYVLSPAVVGWFAADVGWGNAVRATAIFPLIGVGLIFWLLPETRNRELEETAVL; this is translated from the coding sequence ATGAGCGCGGCAACGCCGCTGACGCCGTACCAGCGGCGATTGTTCGTGTTCTTGAGCGTCGCCACCTTCTTCGAGGGCTACGACTTCATGGCCCTCACGCAGATCCTGCCCAATCTGCGGGCGGAGCTGGGCATCGACCAGGCAGGTGCGGGCGCGCTGGTCGCGACGATCAACGTCGGCACGGTTCTGGCGTATTTGCTCGTGCGCAAAGCGGATCGCTGGGGACGGCGTCGAGTGCTCACCGCCACCATCGTTGGCTACACGGTCTTCACCTTCCTCACCGGGTTCGCGCCGAATGTTTGGGTCTTCGGCGCACTGCAGCTGCTGGCGCGACTGTTTCTCATCGCCGAGTGGGCCACGAGCATGGTGATCGCAGCCGAAGAGTTCCCGGCCGACCGGCGGGGCATGGTCATCGGCGTGATCCAAGCCTGCTCCAGTCTGGGCTCGGTGTTCTGCGCGGGCATCGTCCCGCTACTGCTCGTGGCGCCCTGGGGCTGGCGCACGGTGTATTTCGTGGGCGTGCTGCCGCTGATCATCATCGCCTACGCGCGCCGCAATCTGAAAGAGACCGAACGCTTCGCCCACGATCACTCCGAGGCGAAGCCAAGCCTGCTCGCCATCTGGCGCACGCCCCACAAGAAGCGCATCCTGGAGTTGGGCGCGATCTGGTTCTTGACCTACATCTGCACCCAGAACGGCGTGACCTTCTTCAAGGAGTTCGCCGTGGGCGAGCGTGGATTCACGGACGGCCAGGTCGGCTTGGCCATCGCCATCGCTGCCGTGGCCAGCATGCCGCTGGTGTTCTACTCGGGCAAGCTGATCGACCTGTTGGGTCGACAGTACGGCGCGTTGATCATCTTCGGCCTCGGATCCGCAGGGGTCTTCTTCAGCTACACTCTGCACGGCTTTTGGCCACTGTGCATGGCGTTGGTCTTCGGCATCTTCGGCGCCAGCGCGGTCTTGCCCGTGCTCAACGCCTACACCACGGAGCTGTTCCCAACACGCTACCGCGGCGACGGTTTCGCCTGGTCGAACAACATCCTCGGCCGCATCGGCTACGTGCTCTCACCGGCCGTCGTGGGCTGGTTCGCCGCCGACGTCGGATGGGGCAACGCAGTGCGCGCCACGGCAATCTTTCCCCTGATCGGCGTCGGACTGATCTTCTGGCTGCTACCCGAAACGCGCAACCGTGAGTTGGAGGAGACCGCCGTCCTGTGA
- a CDS encoding VanZ family protein, which yields MSAESEPTVAPPRRGGFFLNVVPALLYVVAVFYGGGMRGSVVPTQEIRFGDKILHAIAFGAMVLVLRRAYAWLSPTWSAGRVLWLSALTSALVGGLLELYQMALPHRSAEWLDFIADALGAALVAAALHWLTPRRDARSSRGFS from the coding sequence GTGAGTGCAGAATCCGAACCGACGGTGGCGCCGCCCCGCCGCGGCGGCTTTTTCTTGAACGTGGTCCCGGCGCTGCTCTACGTGGTGGCCGTGTTCTACGGCGGCGGCATGCGGGGCAGCGTCGTGCCGACCCAGGAGATCCGTTTCGGCGACAAGATCCTTCACGCCATCGCCTTTGGCGCCATGGTGCTCGTGCTGCGACGGGCCTACGCTTGGCTCTCGCCAACCTGGAGCGCCGGACGCGTGCTGTGGCTATCGGCGCTGACGTCAGCCCTCGTCGGCGGGCTGCTCGAGCTCTATCAAATGGCGCTGCCGCACCGCAGCGCGGAGTGGCTCGACTTCATCGCCGACGCCCTGGGCGCCGCGCTCGTGGCAGCGGCCCTGCATTGGTTGACACCACGACGCGACGCGCGCTCGAGTCGGGGGTTCTCGTGA
- a CDS encoding thiamine phosphate synthase, translated as MGAPRLIAITDIAQHGPELTFARALRLCEAGRAGTVLLQLRDRGLPLRDRLAHGLALREIASRFGQGLAVNDRLDVALLVRADAVHLGEASVEIADARRMVPGREVYRAVHDVGAALGSDADAVVLSPVLAPRKGAEPLGLAALQEYAAARRARAKGPRLYALGGVDAAGAAACLAAGADGVAVQGAAWTGDIAALLDALDIAR; from the coding sequence TTGGGCGCACCGCGGCTCATCGCCATCACCGACATCGCACAGCACGGCCCTGAACTGACGTTCGCGCGCGCCCTGCGGCTGTGTGAAGCGGGTCGCGCCGGCACGGTGCTGCTGCAACTTCGGGATCGCGGGCTGCCGCTGCGTGACCGCCTGGCGCACGGACTCGCCTTGCGCGAGATCGCGTCGCGCTTTGGTCAAGGGCTCGCCGTGAACGACCGCCTCGACGTCGCGCTGCTGGTGCGCGCAGACGCGGTGCACCTGGGGGAAGCCTCCGTCGAGATCGCTGACGCGCGCCGGATGGTGCCTGGGCGCGAGGTGTACCGCGCGGTGCACGACGTCGGCGCTGCGCTCGGAAGCGACGCGGATGCGGTGGTGCTCTCGCCGGTGCTTGCGCCGCGCAAGGGCGCGGAGCCCCTCGGCCTCGCCGCCTTGCAAGAATACGCGGCGGCGCGCCGCGCGCGGGCCAAAGGGCCGCGGCTCTACGCCTTGGGCGGGGTGGACGCCGCGGGTGCGGCTGCGTGTCTCGCCGCTGGAGCCGACGGCGTGGCGGTGCAAGGCGCCGCCTGGACCGGCGACATCGCCGCGCTGCTCGACGCCCTCGACATCGCTCGCTGA
- a CDS encoding acyltransferase: protein MIHPTAVVEPGAVVGDGCRIWCFCHVRAGAVLGQGTSLGMGCYVAPSARIGAGCRVQNHVSVFDGVVLEDEVFVGPSAVFTNVIHPRAFVSRKHEYRETRVRRGSSIGANATIVAGVTIGAYALIGAGAVVTRDVPEFALMLGTPARQAGWVSKLGRRLEFDAAGRATCPEASDEYVLDGGRVRALR, encoded by the coding sequence ATGATTCATCCGACGGCGGTGGTGGAGCCGGGGGCGGTCGTGGGCGACGGTTGCCGCATCTGGTGCTTTTGCCACGTGCGCGCGGGCGCGGTGCTGGGGCAGGGCACGAGCCTGGGCATGGGTTGCTACGTGGCGCCGAGCGCGCGCATCGGCGCGGGCTGCCGCGTGCAGAATCACGTGAGCGTGTTCGACGGCGTCGTGCTCGAAGACGAGGTGTTCGTGGGGCCGAGCGCGGTCTTCACCAACGTGATCCATCCGCGCGCCTTCGTCTCGCGCAAACACGAATATCGCGAGACCCGTGTGCGGCGCGGTAGCAGCATCGGCGCAAACGCCACCATCGTCGCGGGCGTGACGATTGGAGCCTACGCTCTGATCGGCGCCGGCGCCGTCGTCACCCGCGACGTGCCCGAGTTCGCGTTGATGTTGGGCACGCCCGCACGCCAGGCAGGCTGGGTGAGCAAGCTCGGTCGGCGTCTGGAGTTCGATGCGGCGGGGCGCGCAACGTGCCCCGAGGCGAGTGACGAGTACGTGCTGGATGGCGGCCGGGTGCGCGCGCTCCGTTGA
- a CDS encoding serine/threonine-protein kinase — MSTPLSPGAILAGKYRLVAPLGAGGMGTVWRADHLLLNTPVAVKVLNERAQDSASGPTRFLREAQAAAALRSPHVVQILDVGLEGNTPFIVMELLEGESLAARLRRVGRIDLAATSSIVAQTARALHKAHESGIVHRDLKPDNIFLVHDVDRELVKVLDFGIAKLVEQMEVSQLTGTGAVLGTPHYMSPEQARGRREVDQRTDLWSLGVITYECLTGRRPFDSHALGDLLLLICTEDAPPPSTAGGLPPALDAFMARALARDPAHRFSSALEFAEALHQLAGVPPSTLASIPPHSAQSLHAAQALHTAQPSHQSVAAAPGSFGSGTPSHAPVAALSATPSVAAATTSLGPASVAHSGQSGGGRTLVILAALGVAGLGLAAVIGGGAWLYSSSLSEGSAAPSTAAPHATTTPPPTASAESTTAEPAPSPAPTPTGKSSPKPSPVAAPAPTSAPAPAPSPAPASTATGSSAVCDAACAKLKGCGASCPGGPCIGIKLSAAHCINGKKTCLDIASCF, encoded by the coding sequence GTGAGCACGCCTCTGAGCCCTGGTGCCATCCTCGCTGGCAAATACCGCCTGGTGGCGCCCCTGGGTGCGGGCGGAATGGGCACCGTTTGGCGCGCCGACCATCTGCTCTTGAACACGCCAGTCGCGGTGAAGGTGCTCAACGAGCGCGCTCAGGACAGCGCCAGCGGCCCCACTCGATTCCTACGCGAGGCTCAGGCCGCGGCCGCGCTGCGTAGCCCCCACGTCGTGCAGATCCTCGACGTGGGCTTGGAAGGGAACACGCCCTTCATCGTGATGGAGCTGCTCGAAGGGGAGAGCCTGGCGGCGCGCCTCCGCCGTGTGGGACGTATCGATCTCGCCGCCACGTCGTCCATCGTCGCGCAGACCGCGCGGGCACTGCACAAGGCCCACGAGAGCGGCATCGTCCATCGCGATCTGAAGCCGGACAACATCTTCCTGGTTCACGACGTGGATCGCGAACTGGTGAAGGTGCTCGACTTCGGCATCGCGAAGCTCGTCGAGCAAATGGAAGTGAGTCAGCTCACGGGCACCGGCGCCGTCCTCGGCACGCCGCACTACATGAGCCCCGAGCAGGCCCGCGGCCGCCGCGAAGTCGATCAACGCACGGATCTCTGGTCCCTGGGCGTCATCACCTACGAGTGCCTCACCGGACGCCGCCCTTTCGACAGCCACGCCCTAGGCGACTTGTTGCTGCTGATCTGCACCGAAGATGCTCCGCCCCCCTCTACCGCAGGCGGGCTGCCACCGGCGCTGGACGCGTTCATGGCGCGGGCGCTCGCGCGCGATCCCGCGCATCGCTTCTCGTCCGCGCTGGAGTTCGCCGAAGCGCTCCACCAGCTCGCGGGCGTGCCGCCGAGCACGCTCGCATCCATCCCGCCGCACAGCGCGCAGTCGCTGCACGCGGCCCAAGCTCTGCACACGGCGCAACCCTCTCATCAAAGCGTCGCGGCTGCGCCGGGAAGCTTTGGCAGCGGAACTCCGAGTCACGCGCCCGTCGCCGCGCTCAGCGCAACTCCGAGCGTCGCGGCCGCAACCACCTCCCTTGGTCCCGCATCCGTTGCGCACTCGGGCCAGAGCGGAGGCGGACGCACACTCGTCATCCTTGCAGCGCTCGGCGTAGCGGGTCTCGGCCTCGCCGCGGTGATCGGCGGCGGCGCGTGGCTCTACTCATCGAGCCTCTCCGAGGGCAGCGCGGCGCCTTCGACGGCGGCGCCCCACGCGACGACGACACCTCCCCCCACAGCAAGCGCGGAGTCGACGACGGCTGAACCCGCGCCGAGCCCGGCGCCCACCCCAACCGGCAAGAGCAGCCCCAAGCCGTCACCCGTAGCCGCGCCCGCTCCCACGTCCGCACCAGCGCCCGCTCCCTCACCTGCCCCCGCGAGCACGGCAACGGGATCGAGCGCCGTGTGTGACGCTGCCTGCGCCAAGCTCAAGGGCTGCGGCGCCAGCTGTCCTGGGGGCCCCTGCATCGGCATCAAGCTTTCCGCCGCGCATTGCATCAACGGCAAGAAGACCTGCCTCGACATCGCGAGCTGCTTCTGA
- a CDS encoding AI-2E family transporter: MPSVPPPPRPEGHPMEDVESVGPRSYRPRPSDPPLSPEQRIERFDEMRLAPAFFFAIAGLVTIGLVYILRIFIPDLVIAFVLVTLFRPLWRKITKALGERPWLASGVVTLLVVLLLAAPLAVLATKVISETISLYESLSSGLAVGLSDVAFGPEGWLRQLNRWLARFGVSLSEPAVRDIVNQWSQRLLAAVLEQTTAIVGHTLSILFHTTVVLLSVFYLLVDVDRLKQFAFSLSPLPEAEDQLLVTKFQEVSRGILVGNGVGSVAQGILGGLAMWVAGIPSATLWGVIMSVLAFLPIVGISVVVVPASLYLVFKGKVAAAVVFFAFCTIQGLVMENFGKTWLIGRSTRMHDLVVFLSVVGGIAAFGIMGLVYGPLMVAAFLTLAELYNRVYHGKLATAYALRRR, translated from the coding sequence ATGCCCAGTGTTCCACCGCCCCCGCGGCCCGAAGGCCACCCGATGGAGGACGTGGAGTCCGTCGGCCCGCGCTCCTATCGGCCACGCCCCTCGGACCCACCACTGTCGCCGGAGCAACGCATCGAGCGCTTCGACGAGATGCGCCTGGCGCCAGCGTTCTTCTTCGCCATCGCCGGTCTGGTCACCATTGGCCTCGTCTACATCCTGCGCATCTTCATCCCCGACTTGGTGATTGCCTTCGTGTTGGTGACGCTGTTCCGCCCCTTGTGGCGGAAGATCACGAAGGCCCTCGGGGAGCGGCCGTGGCTTGCGTCGGGCGTGGTGACGCTCCTGGTCGTGCTTCTACTCGCCGCGCCCCTGGCCGTGCTCGCGACGAAAGTCATCAGCGAGACGATCTCCCTCTACGAGTCGCTGTCGAGCGGATTGGCAGTAGGGCTCTCGGACGTTGCCTTCGGACCCGAGGGCTGGCTCCGCCAGCTGAACCGATGGCTCGCGCGCTTCGGTGTGTCACTCTCCGAGCCCGCTGTTCGTGACATCGTCAACCAGTGGAGCCAGCGTTTGCTCGCTGCCGTGCTCGAGCAGACGACCGCCATCGTGGGGCACACGCTGTCGATTCTATTCCACACGACCGTGGTGCTGCTGTCCGTGTTCTACCTGTTGGTCGACGTAGACCGCCTCAAGCAGTTCGCCTTCAGCCTCTCGCCACTTCCGGAAGCCGAGGACCAGCTCTTGGTCACCAAATTCCAGGAAGTGTCCCGAGGCATTCTGGTGGGCAACGGCGTGGGCAGCGTTGCACAGGGGATTCTCGGCGGGCTCGCCATGTGGGTGGCAGGCATTCCCTCGGCCACGCTGTGGGGCGTGATCATGAGCGTGCTGGCCTTCCTGCCCATCGTCGGCATCTCGGTGGTGGTGGTGCCGGCGAGCCTCTACCTGGTGTTCAAGGGCAAGGTTGCTGCGGCGGTCGTGTTCTTCGCGTTCTGCACCATTCAGGGACTGGTGATGGAGAACTTCGGCAAGACGTGGCTCATCGGCCGGAGCACGCGCATGCACGACTTGGTCGTGTTCCTCAGCGTTGTCGGTGGCATCGCCGCCTTCGGCATCATGGGACTGGTATACGGCCCATTGATGGTCGCGGCCTTCCTCACCCTCGCGGAACTCTACAACCGCGTCTATCACGGCAAGCTCGCGACAGCCTACGCCCTCCGCCGCCGCTAG